The following coding sequences lie in one Sesamum indicum cultivar Zhongzhi No. 13 linkage group LG9, S_indicum_v1.0, whole genome shotgun sequence genomic window:
- the LOC105170120 gene encoding FK506-binding protein 2-like, with product MRPTSALNVASIFLLLAFIALGSAKKSGDVTELQIGVKYKPKTCDVQAHKGDSVKVHYRGKLTDGTVFDSSFERGDPIDFELGSGQVIKGWDQGILGMCLGEKRKLKIPSKLGYGEQGSPPTIPGGATLIFDTELVGVNGKTLNDGKSDESEL from the exons ATGAGGCCAACCTCTGCGTTGAACGTCGCTTCAatctttcttcttctggcTTTCATTGCATTAG GTTCGGCGAAGAAATCTGGAGATGTGACGGAGCTACAGATTGGTGTGAAG TACAAGCCCAAAACTTGTGACGTTCAGGCTCACAAAGGCGACAGTGTTAAAGTGCACTACAGG GGAAAGCTTACAGATGGAACTGTTTTTGATTCCAGCTTTGAAAGGGGAGATCCAATTGATTTTGAACTGGGCAGTGGTCAAGTAATTAAAG GATGGGATCAAGGAATACTAGGGATGTGCTTGGGAGAGAAACGGAAGTTGAAAATTCCTTCTAAACTTGGTTATGGAGAGCAAGGGTCCCCACCTACCATCCCAg GTGGTGCAACACTCATCTTTGACACTGAGCTTGTAGGAGTGAATGGGAAAACACTGAATGATGGAAAATCAGATGAGAGCGAACTATAA